In Pyxidicoccus trucidator, a genomic segment contains:
- a CDS encoding glycosyl transferase family 39 — translation MRDATLSRWKTPGVWLLGLLALGLVLSHKTRLDEPNLYALQAEAWLQGRMDVPQGPHDLALHGGKAWVPFPPFPSVLLLPIVAVTGPERAPVRAVAVLLALLAGWSLWRLLTRLELPPPERAWLAAAFLLGTGFWSCVLWSGGVWFFAHVVATTCLVLAVTEALGRGRAVLVGLLAGSAFLSRQLAVYSLLFLLVVLWRRAEESGRRRQVLQVFGGLFGFGLCALAYLAFNAARFEGPFDTGYAYIPLGDYLQARVEKYGLFHPAYLPFNFITMFLEGPHFIFSAPRQLQPVAVDGIGTSLTIASPFLFVALAARGSGTAVPVRAAWASVLLALTHMLLYYNNGFVQLNAHRFALDFLPVLMVLVALGAKRLPADRWKPLVAWAVGLNFFVLAVFPYLSRALRRL, via the coding sequence ATGCGCGACGCGACGCTCTCCCGCTGGAAGACGCCTGGAGTCTGGCTCCTGGGCCTGCTCGCGCTCGGACTCGTGCTGAGCCACAAGACGCGGCTGGACGAGCCCAACCTCTACGCCCTCCAGGCCGAGGCGTGGCTGCAGGGGCGCATGGATGTCCCCCAGGGGCCTCATGACCTGGCGCTTCATGGCGGCAAGGCGTGGGTGCCCTTTCCCCCGTTCCCCTCCGTGCTGCTGCTGCCCATCGTCGCGGTGACGGGGCCCGAGCGCGCCCCGGTCCGCGCCGTCGCCGTGCTCCTGGCGCTGCTCGCGGGGTGGTCCCTGTGGCGCCTGCTCACGCGACTGGAGCTGCCTCCTCCGGAGCGCGCCTGGCTGGCCGCCGCGTTCCTGCTGGGCACCGGGTTCTGGTCCTGTGTCCTCTGGAGCGGCGGCGTCTGGTTCTTCGCACACGTGGTGGCCACCACCTGCCTGGTGCTGGCCGTCACCGAGGCGCTGGGCCGCGGGCGCGCGGTGCTCGTCGGGCTGCTCGCGGGGAGCGCCTTCCTCTCCCGGCAGCTCGCCGTCTACAGCCTGCTCTTCCTGCTGGTGGTGCTGTGGCGGCGCGCCGAGGAGTCGGGCCGGCGGCGACAGGTGCTCCAGGTCTTCGGCGGACTCTTCGGCTTCGGCCTCTGCGCGCTCGCGTACCTGGCCTTCAACGCCGCGCGCTTCGAGGGGCCCTTCGACACCGGCTACGCGTACATCCCCCTGGGCGACTACCTCCAGGCCCGCGTGGAGAAGTACGGCCTCTTCCACCCCGCGTACCTGCCCTTCAACTTCATCACCATGTTCCTGGAGGGGCCGCACTTCATCTTCTCCGCGCCCCGCCAGCTCCAGCCGGTGGCGGTGGATGGCATCGGCACCTCCCTCACCATCGCCAGCCCCTTCCTCTTCGTCGCGCTGGCGGCGCGCGGAAGCGGGACGGCCGTGCCGGTGCGGGCCGCGTGGGCGAGCGTGCTCCTCGCCCTGACGCACATGCTGCTCTACTACAACAACGGCTTCGTCCAGCTGAACGCGCACCGCTTCGCCCTGGACTTCCTGCCGGTGCTGATGGTGCTCGTCGCCCTCGGCGCGAAGCGTCTTCCGGCGGACCGCTGGAAGCCCCTGGTCGCCTGGGCCGTGGGCCTCAACTTCTTCGTGCTCGCCGTCTTTCCCTATCTGTCACGAGCCCTTCGCAGGCTCTGA
- the purL gene encoding phosphoribosylformylglycinamidine synthase, whose protein sequence is MSSMHILRGAPALSEFRLAKLLARCREQVPSVSSVYAEFVHFIDASAPFSEGEQGTLGRLLEYGPRVAPGERTGSLLLVAPRPGTISPWSSKATDIAHNCGLGDKVRRMERGTAFYVAGPAGRALEPAELARLSPVLHDRMTQVVLGRLEDAAVLFEAHTPRPLTTVDVLAGGRAALATANRELGLALADDEIDYLVARFSELKRNPTDVELMMFAQANSEHCRHKIFNASWTIDGKQQERSLFQAIKNTYALHPEGVLSAYKDNAAVIEGFEVDRFFPHPESGEWGAVREPAHIMIKVETHNHPTAISPYPGAATGAGGEIRDEGATGRGAKPKAGLTGFTVSHLRIPGFERPWEQPYGKPDRIVSPLDIMIDGPLGGAAFNNEFGRPNLCGYFRSFEVQVPTPEGVEVRGYHKPIMIAGGLGNIRAPHVKKGRLQPGDKLIVLGGPAMLIGLGGGAASSMAQGASAADLDFASVQRDNAEMERRCQEVIDRCWAMGDTNPIRSIHDVGAGGLSNAVPELAHDNDLGGRLELRAVPNAEPGMAPVEIWCNEAQERYVLGVAPEDLARFAALCERERAPFAVLGDATGEQVLKVGDTQFGNAPIDLPMDVLFGKAPRMHRDVKSRPLALPPLKLDVPLKDLAERVLGHPTVADKSFLITIGDRTVSGHVSRDQMVGPWQVPVADCAVTLSTVTSTTGEAMSMGERTPLAIVDAAASARMAVGEALTNIASARIGKLSDVKLSANWMAAAGSPGEDANLFAAVHTVGMELCPALGLTIPVGKDSMSMRTVWEEQGARKAVTSPVSLIISAFAPVLDVRQSLTPQLVEVAGDTRLLFLDLARGRQRLGGSVAAHVYGQVGPECPDVEDPALLRGFFAAVQALNSEGRLLAYHDRSDGGLWATLCEIAFAGHCGLDVDVFSLGSDGVAALFNEELGAVVQVRTADVARVREVLGQHGLAAHCHDLGRPTAALEVRVRHGGGTLLAESTTALRRAWSRVSYEMQLLRDNPVCAEQEFAAKCDATDPGLSPLLTFDPTHDVAAPFVAKGARPRVAVLREQGVNSQQEMAAAFTRAGFAAVDVHMSDILAGRVSLKDFQGVMACGGFSYGDVMGAGGGWAKSILFNPRARDEFAAFFSRPDSFGLGACNGCQMMSQLKDMIPGAEHFPRFVRNASEQFEARLTLVEVADTPSLFYRGMAGSRMLIVSSHGEGRAEFPSDADAARVNGLGFVTTRFVDNHGRVTATYPANPNGSPHGIAGLTTRDGRFSITMPHPERVHRSVQHSWRPREWGDDGPWMRMFRNARAWLG, encoded by the coding sequence ATGTCCAGCATGCACATCCTGCGTGGGGCTCCGGCCCTCTCTGAATTCCGGCTCGCCAAGCTCCTTGCCCGCTGCCGCGAGCAGGTGCCCTCCGTGTCGTCCGTCTACGCGGAGTTCGTGCACTTCATCGACGCCTCGGCGCCCTTCTCCGAGGGTGAGCAGGGCACGCTCGGCCGCCTCCTCGAGTACGGCCCCCGCGTGGCCCCCGGTGAGCGGACGGGCAGCCTGCTGCTGGTGGCGCCCCGGCCGGGCACCATCTCCCCCTGGTCCTCCAAGGCCACCGACATCGCCCACAACTGTGGCCTGGGCGACAAGGTCCGCCGCATGGAGCGCGGCACCGCCTTCTACGTCGCCGGCCCCGCCGGCCGCGCGCTGGAGCCCGCCGAGCTGGCGCGCCTGTCGCCCGTGCTGCACGACAGGATGACGCAGGTGGTGCTGGGCCGCCTGGAGGACGCCGCCGTCCTCTTCGAGGCGCACACCCCCCGGCCCCTCACCACCGTGGACGTGCTGGCCGGAGGCCGCGCCGCGCTGGCCACCGCCAACCGCGAGCTGGGCCTCGCCCTGGCCGACGACGAAATCGACTACCTGGTGGCCCGCTTCTCCGAGCTGAAGCGCAACCCCACCGACGTCGAGCTGATGATGTTCGCGCAGGCCAACAGCGAGCACTGCCGACACAAAATCTTCAACGCGTCGTGGACCATCGACGGCAAGCAGCAGGAACGCTCGCTCTTCCAGGCCATCAAGAACACCTACGCACTCCACCCGGAGGGCGTGCTGTCCGCCTACAAGGACAACGCGGCCGTCATCGAGGGCTTCGAGGTGGACCGCTTCTTCCCCCACCCGGAGTCGGGGGAGTGGGGCGCCGTGCGCGAGCCGGCCCACATCATGATCAAGGTGGAGACGCACAACCACCCGACGGCGATTTCTCCGTACCCGGGCGCCGCCACCGGCGCGGGCGGAGAGATTCGCGACGAGGGCGCCACCGGCCGCGGCGCCAAGCCCAAGGCGGGCCTCACCGGCTTCACCGTCAGCCACCTGCGCATCCCCGGCTTCGAGCGCCCGTGGGAGCAGCCCTACGGCAAGCCGGACCGCATCGTCTCGCCGCTGGACATCATGATTGACGGCCCGCTCGGCGGCGCCGCCTTCAACAACGAGTTCGGCCGCCCCAACCTCTGCGGCTACTTCCGCAGCTTCGAGGTGCAGGTGCCCACGCCCGAGGGCGTGGAGGTGCGCGGCTACCACAAGCCCATCATGATTGCCGGTGGCCTGGGCAACATCCGCGCGCCGCACGTGAAGAAGGGCCGCCTCCAGCCGGGGGACAAGCTCATCGTCCTCGGCGGGCCGGCCATGCTCATCGGCCTGGGCGGCGGCGCCGCGTCCTCCATGGCGCAGGGCGCGAGCGCGGCGGACCTCGACTTCGCCTCCGTGCAGCGGGACAACGCGGAGATGGAGCGGCGCTGCCAGGAGGTCATCGACCGCTGCTGGGCCATGGGCGACACCAACCCCATCCGCTCCATCCACGACGTGGGCGCGGGCGGCCTGTCCAACGCGGTGCCGGAGCTGGCCCACGACAATGATTTGGGCGGCCGGCTGGAGTTGCGCGCAGTGCCCAACGCCGAGCCCGGCATGGCCCCGGTGGAGATCTGGTGCAACGAGGCCCAGGAGCGCTACGTGCTCGGCGTGGCCCCGGAGGACCTGGCCCGCTTCGCCGCGCTGTGCGAGCGCGAGCGCGCCCCCTTCGCCGTGCTGGGTGACGCCACCGGCGAGCAGGTGCTGAAGGTGGGCGACACGCAGTTCGGCAACGCCCCCATCGACCTGCCCATGGACGTGCTGTTCGGCAAGGCGCCGCGCATGCACCGCGACGTGAAGTCCCGCCCGCTGGCCCTGCCGCCGCTGAAGCTGGACGTGCCGCTGAAGGACCTGGCCGAGCGCGTGCTGGGCCACCCGACGGTGGCGGACAAGTCCTTCCTCATCACCATCGGCGACCGCACGGTGTCCGGCCACGTCAGTCGAGACCAGATGGTGGGCCCATGGCAGGTGCCGGTGGCCGACTGCGCCGTGACGCTGTCCACCGTGACGAGCACCACCGGCGAGGCCATGTCCATGGGCGAGCGCACGCCGCTGGCCATCGTCGACGCGGCCGCCTCCGCCCGCATGGCCGTGGGCGAGGCGCTCACCAACATCGCCTCGGCCCGCATCGGCAAGCTGTCCGACGTGAAGCTGTCCGCCAACTGGATGGCGGCGGCCGGCAGCCCCGGCGAGGACGCCAACCTCTTCGCCGCCGTGCACACCGTGGGCATGGAGCTGTGCCCGGCCCTGGGACTCACCATTCCCGTGGGCAAGGACTCCATGTCCATGCGCACCGTCTGGGAGGAGCAGGGCGCGCGCAAGGCCGTGACGTCTCCGGTGTCGCTCATCATCTCCGCCTTCGCCCCGGTGCTGGACGTGCGCCAGTCGCTCACGCCGCAGCTGGTGGAGGTGGCGGGGGACACGCGGCTCTTGTTCCTGGACCTGGCGCGCGGCCGGCAGCGGCTGGGCGGCTCGGTGGCGGCGCACGTCTACGGGCAGGTGGGCCCCGAGTGCCCCGACGTGGAGGACCCGGCCCTGCTGCGCGGCTTCTTCGCGGCGGTGCAGGCCCTCAACTCCGAAGGCCGGCTGCTGGCCTACCATGACCGCTCCGACGGCGGCCTGTGGGCGACGCTGTGCGAGATAGCCTTCGCCGGCCACTGCGGCCTGGACGTGGACGTGTTCTCCCTGGGCAGCGACGGGGTGGCGGCCCTCTTCAACGAGGAGCTGGGCGCGGTGGTGCAGGTGCGCACGGCCGACGTGGCGCGCGTGCGCGAGGTGCTGGGACAGCACGGCCTGGCGGCGCACTGCCATGACCTGGGCCGGCCCACGGCCGCGCTGGAGGTGCGGGTGCGCCACGGCGGCGGCACGCTGCTGGCCGAGAGCACCACGGCCCTGCGCCGCGCCTGGTCCCGCGTCAGCTACGAGATGCAGCTGCTGCGCGACAACCCCGTCTGCGCCGAGCAGGAGTTCGCCGCGAAGTGCGACGCGACGGACCCGGGCCTGTCCCCGCTGCTCACCTTCGACCCGACGCATGACGTGGCCGCGCCCTTCGTCGCGAAGGGCGCCCGGCCCCGCGTGGCGGTGCTGCGCGAGCAGGGCGTCAACAGCCAGCAGGAGATGGCCGCCGCCTTCACCCGCGCGGGCTTCGCCGCGGTGGACGTGCACATGAGCGACATCCTCGCCGGGCGCGTGTCGCTGAAGGACTTCCAGGGCGTCATGGCCTGCGGTGGCTTCTCCTACGGAGACGTCATGGGCGCGGGCGGCGGGTGGGCGAAGTCCATCCTCTTCAACCCGCGCGCCCGGGACGAGTTCGCCGCCTTCTTCTCGCGGCCGGACAGCTTCGGCCTGGGCGCCTGCAACGGCTGCCAGATGATGTCCCAGCTCAAGGACATGATTCCGGGTGCCGAGCACTTCCCCCGCTTCGTGCGCAACGCCTCCGAGCAGTTCGAGGCGCGCCTGACGCTGGTGGAGGTGGCCGACACGCCGTCCCTCTTCTACCGGGGCATGGCCGGCAGCCGGATGCTCATCGTGTCGTCGCACGGCGAGGGCCGCGCGGAGTTCCCCAGCGACGCGGACGCCGCGCGCGTCAACGGGCTGGGCTTCGTCACCACCCGCTTCGTGGACAACCACGGCCGCGTGACGGCCACGTACCCGGCGAACCCCAACGGCTCGCCCCATGGCATCGCCGGGCTGACGACTCGCGACGGGCGCTTCTCGATTACGATGCCGCACCCCGAGCGCGTGCACCGCTCCGTGCAGCACTCGTGGCGGCCGCGCGAGTGGGGCGACGACGGCCCGTGGATGCGGATGTTCCGCAACGCCCGCGCCTGGCTGGGCTGA
- the msrB gene encoding peptide-methionine (R)-S-oxide reductase MsrB, whose protein sequence is MADKLTLSDDEWRKRLSPEEYDVLRRHGTERPGSGCFLGTKTPGTYVCAGCGNPLFKAGTKFESGTGWPSFTQPLNTDSVTEVHDRSYGMVRTEVRCARCDGHLGHVFPDGPPPTGLRYCMNSVAMKHVPEGQPLELVKA, encoded by the coding sequence ATGGCGGACAAGCTCACCCTCAGCGACGACGAGTGGCGCAAGCGCCTGAGCCCGGAGGAGTACGACGTCCTCCGCCGGCACGGCACGGAGCGCCCCGGCTCGGGCTGCTTCCTGGGGACGAAGACGCCTGGCACCTATGTGTGCGCCGGCTGTGGCAACCCGCTGTTCAAGGCGGGGACGAAGTTCGAGTCCGGCACCGGGTGGCCGTCCTTCACCCAGCCGCTGAACACGGACTCGGTGACGGAGGTGCATGACCGCTCGTACGGAATGGTGCGCACCGAGGTCCGCTGCGCGCGGTGTGACGGGCACCTGGGCCACGTCTTCCCGGACGGCCCGCCGCCCACGGGCCTGCGCTACTGCATGAACTCGGTGGCGATGAAGCACGTGCCCGAAGGGCAGCCGCTGGAGCTCGTGAAGGCCTAG
- a CDS encoding CBS domain-containing protein, translated as MRIGELMTKNLETIEAAEPVRVAALRMRTCNIGSLPVMEGGQLVGMLTDRDITVRCTAMGQDPNTTSVREAMTANVITCEADATLVEAERLMEDKMVRRLVVVDGQRNPVGILSLDDLATVPEEVLHAGVVLERLQKA; from the coding sequence ATGCGGATTGGCGAGTTGATGACGAAGAACCTGGAGACCATCGAGGCGGCCGAGCCCGTGCGCGTCGCCGCGCTGAGGATGCGGACCTGCAACATCGGCTCGCTCCCCGTCATGGAGGGTGGGCAGCTCGTGGGCATGCTGACGGACCGGGACATCACCGTGCGCTGCACCGCCATGGGCCAGGACCCCAACACCACCTCCGTGCGGGAGGCCATGACGGCCAACGTCATCACCTGCGAGGCCGATGCGACGCTCGTGGAGGCCGAGCGGCTGATGGAGGACAAGATGGTGCGCCGCCTGGTCGTCGTCGACGGACAGCGCAACCCCGTGGGCATCCTCAGCCTGGATGACCTGGCCACCGTGCCCGAGGAAGTCCTCCACGCGGGCGTGGTGCTGGAGCGCCTCCAGAAGGCCTGA